The Pseudomonas sp. GD03919 region AAATGCGGCCTTTTCCCCACGTCCTTCCGCGCCGCGCTGCAGCAGGCTGCCAAGCAGGCCGCTGATGCCAGCCACGCGGCCATTGAGCAGCGCGAACAGCGAGGCCGCCAGACCGATCAGGGCGCCGCCAGCCAGGGCACTCCAGGGCGTGAAACTGACCCAGTCGATGGTCATTGTCGATCCTCACAGAACAGCCGATACAGCGTCTCGATCACCGCCAGCGCGGCCGGGCTGCTGATGCGGTAGAAGATCTGCTTGCCGTCACGGCGAGTATCCACCAGCCCCTCGCGACGCAGCACGGCGAGCTGTTGCGACAACGTCGGCTGTTGAATGCCGAGCAATGCCTCCAGCTCACTGACATTGCGCTCGCCCTGCGACAGTTGACAGAGCAGCAACAGACGATCCGGATTGGCCAGCGCCTTGAGCAACTGCCCGGCAGCGTCGGCATTGGCACGCAGTTGCTGGATATCGATGGATTCGTCCATGCAACACCTTCACTTAATACAATATGTATTTTTATATACTGTATTTCTTGAAAGTGTTGGCAATACGACGAACGGTCATCCGGGCTATATGGCTGAAAACGACAGCGCGCCATACGCCAGAAATGCGAAAACCCGCCTTGGCGGGTTTTCTCAGTGTTGCGGATGAATCAGGCGTCGGCGTCAGCGGCGGCCTGATAGGCTGCGGCATCGAGCAGCTTGTCCAGCTCGCTGACGGCGCTCGGCTTGAGCTTGAAGAACCAACTGCCGTATGGATCGCTGTTGACGCTCTCCGGGCTGTCCGTCAGGGCTTCGTTGATGGCGATCACTTCGCCGCCAACCGGGGCATAGATGTCGGAAGCGGCCTTGACCGACTCCACCACGCCGGCTTCCTGACCGGCGTTCAGTTGCTTGCCGACTTCCGGCAGCTCGATGAACACCACATCGCCGAGGGCTTCCTGGGCGTGGTCGGAAATGCCCACGGTCACGCTACCGTCAGCCTCCAGACGAGCCCATTCGTGGCTGGCGGCGTAACGCAGATCGGCGGGGATATTGCTCATGTGTCTTTCCTCGTAAGCGATGACGGCAGGTGGGCCGTCAGGACAATTTAGCAGGCCGCGGCAGGAGGGGAAGCCAGCGCCGCGACCAAAAAAATTCAGATAAGGGTTTTGCCGTTACGCACAAAACCTGGCCTAACAACCCGCACCGGGTACCACTTGCCGCGGATTTCCACCTCGGCACGGTCCCCGGTCGCTGCCGGCACACGCGCCAGCGCGATGGATTTGTTCAGCGTAGGCGAGAAGCTGCCGCTGGTGATCTCACCCTCGCCGATGCCATCTACACGCACCACCTGATGTGCGCGCAGCACACCGCGCTCTTCCAGCACCAGGCCAACCAGCTTGCTCGGGCAACCGGCAGCGCGCTGCGCCTCCAGCGCCGGGCGGCCGATGAAGTCGCGCTCGGCTGGCTCCCAGGCGATGGTCCAGGCCATGTTGGCAGCCAGCGGGCTGACCTGCTCGTCCATGTCCTGGCCATACAGGTTCATGCCCGCTTCCAGGCGTAGGGTGTCACGCGCGCCTAGACCAATCGGCGAAATACCGGCACCGACCAGATCGTTGAAAAAAGACACCACCTCTGCGGCCGGCAGCACGATCTCCAGACCATCCTCGCCGGTATAACCCGTACGCGCGATGAACCAGTCACCCTCTGGCAGCCCCTGGAACGGCTTGAGTTCGTGGATCAACGCGGCACGTGCCTGGGTCAGCAGCTCGGCGACACGCGAGCGGGCCTTCGGCCCCTGAATGGCGAGCATGGCGAGGTCGCGTCGTTCGCTCAGCTGCACATCGAAATCGCCCGCCTGCGCGTGCATCCACGCCAGGTCCTTGTCACGCGTACCGGCGTTGACCACCAGACGGTAACTCTGCTCGGAAGAGGAGCCGGTGAGATAGACGATCAAGTCGTCGATCACCCCGCCCTGCTCGTTGAGCATGGCGCTGTACAGCGCCTTGCCAGGCGTCTGCAAGCGCGCCACGTCATTGGCCAGCAGGCGCTGCAGGTAGGCCTGCGCCTGCTCACCGCTGACGTCCACCACACACATGTGCGAGACATCGAATACGCCGCACTCGCGGCGCACCTGATGATGTTCCTCGACTTGCGAACCATAGTGCAGCGGCATGTCCCAGCCGCCGAAATCCACCATCTTGGCCCCCAACGCCACATGCAGGTCATAGAGGGGGGTGCGCTGTCCCATGGGTAAATCTCCTTCCGGGCTTGGCGAAGCGATTCAGCCCCGAGAAACTAGCTGCGTTGCCATTGCTGCGTTGCAGGCAAGCTCGAAATGCTCATGTGCAAAAGCACACTCCGCTTTCTCGCTTGCCCGCGCCTTGCACTGGCGGCCTCGCTTACGTTTCTCAGCAGCCTGCCGGGTTACCTCGGCTCGCGAATGGCGCGCATTGTAGCCGCATGCGTCCGGGGGGTCATCCTGGCTTCAGGTCGTAGGGCGGGTGCAACCCGCCATGCCCCGACACTGGCGGGTTGCACCCGCCCTACATCGTTGTCTTGATCAACCGAAACCGCGAGCCGAACGGCGGATCAGCAGGATCACCGGCAACAGGCCGACCAGCACCAGGGTCAGCGCCGGCAGCGAGGCGCGTGCCCATTCGCCTTCGCTGGTCATTTCAAATACCCGTACCGACAGCGTGTCCCAGCCGAACGGGCGCATCAGCAGGGTAGCCGGCATTTCCTTGAGCACGTCGACGAATACCAGCAGCGCGGCCGACAGGGTGCCTGGCAGCAGCAGCGGCAGATAGACCTTGAAGAACAGCCCGAAGCTGCCAACACCGAGGCTGCGCGACGCCTCCGGCAGCGACGGACGAATCCGCGCCAGGCTGGTTTCCAGCGGCCCGAATGCCACGGCCATGAAGCGGATCAGATAGGCCACCAGCAGCGCCGTGAGGCTACCCATCAGCAGCGGCTTGCCGGCTCCACCCAGTGCCGTGGATAGCGGAATCACCAGTTCACGATCAAGGAAACTGAAGGCCAACATGATCGCCACCGCCAGCACCGAACCGGGCAAGGCATAACCGAGGTTGCCCAACGCCACACCGAAACGCACGCCGCGATTCGGCGCCTGACGCCGGGCAAAGGCCAGCAACATGGCCACGCTCACCGTGATCAGCGCCGCCATACCGCCCAGGTAAAGGGTATGCAGGATCAGCCCGGCGTATCGCTCATCGAGGTCGAAGCGACCGCGCTGCCAGAACCAGGCCAGCAGTTGCAGCAGCGGGATGACGAAGGCGCAGGCGAATACCAGACCGCACCAGGCGCTGGCGGCGAAGGCCTTCCAGCCGTGCAGGTGATACAGCGCCTGGCCACGGGGCCGCTCGCTGGCCGGCCGCGCCGCACCACGCGCACGACGCTCGCCATAAAGCACCAGGGCGACGGCCAGCAGCAGCAGGCTGGCCAATTGCGTGGCGCTGGTCAGGCTGTAGAAGCTGTACCAGGTCTTGTAGATCGCCGTGGTGAAGGTGTCGAAATTGAACACCGACACCGCACCGAAATCGGCCAGGGTTTCCATGATCGCCAACGCCAGACCGGCACCGATGGCTGGCCGCGCCATTGGCAGCGCCACCCGCCAGAACGCCTGCCAGGGGCTTTGCCCGAGCACCCGGGCCGCCTCCATCAAGCCCTTGCCCTGAGCCAGAAACGCGCCACGGGCGAGCAGATAGACGTAGGGGTAGAACACCAGCACCAAAACGATGATCACGCCGCCAGTGGAGCGCACGCGGGGCAAACGAAAGCCGCTGCCGAACCATTCGCGCAGCAGCGTCTGCACCGGGCCGGCGAAATCCAGCAAGCCGACGA contains the following coding sequences:
- the gcvH gene encoding glycine cleavage system protein GcvH gives rise to the protein MSNIPADLRYAASHEWARLEADGSVTVGISDHAQEALGDVVFIELPEVGKQLNAGQEAGVVESVKAASDIYAPVGGEVIAINEALTDSPESVNSDPYGSWFFKLKPSAVSELDKLLDAAAYQAAADADA
- a CDS encoding ABC transporter permease, translating into MPHPVQRRWYPIVLAVAVLVLMPLSVLLLSWHEVDQQIWSHLWQTQMTRLIGNTLTLVIGVGVGVTLLGVSLAWLTSLCEFPGRRWLDWALMLPFAIPAYVLAFVFVGLLDFAGPVQTLLREWFGSGFRLPRVRSTGGVIIVLVLVFYPYVYLLARGAFLAQGKGLMEAARVLGQSPWQAFWRVALPMARPAIGAGLALAIMETLADFGAVSVFNFDTFTTAIYKTWYSFYSLTSATQLASLLLLAVALVLYGERRARGAARPASERPRGQALYHLHGWKAFAASAWCGLVFACAFVIPLLQLLAWFWQRGRFDLDERYAGLILHTLYLGGMAALITVSVAMLLAFARRQAPNRGVRFGVALGNLGYALPGSVLAVAIMLAFSFLDRELVIPLSTALGGAGKPLLMGSLTALLVAYLIRFMAVAFGPLETSLARIRPSLPEASRSLGVGSFGLFFKVYLPLLLPGTLSAALLVFVDVLKEMPATLLMRPFGWDTLSVRVFEMTSEGEWARASLPALTLVLVGLLPVILLIRRSARGFG
- a CDS encoding ArsR/SmtB family transcription factor, which translates into the protein MDESIDIQQLRANADAAGQLLKALANPDRLLLLCQLSQGERNVSELEALLGIQQPTLSQQLAVLRREGLVDTRRDGKQIFYRISSPAALAVIETLYRLFCEDRQ
- the gcvT gene encoding glycine cleavage system aminomethyltransferase GcvT; the protein is MGQRTPLYDLHVALGAKMVDFGGWDMPLHYGSQVEEHHQVRRECGVFDVSHMCVVDVSGEQAQAYLQRLLANDVARLQTPGKALYSAMLNEQGGVIDDLIVYLTGSSSEQSYRLVVNAGTRDKDLAWMHAQAGDFDVQLSERRDLAMLAIQGPKARSRVAELLTQARAALIHELKPFQGLPEGDWFIARTGYTGEDGLEIVLPAAEVVSFFNDLVGAGISPIGLGARDTLRLEAGMNLYGQDMDEQVSPLAANMAWTIAWEPAERDFIGRPALEAQRAAGCPSKLVGLVLEERGVLRAHQVVRVDGIGEGEITSGSFSPTLNKSIALARVPAATGDRAEVEIRGKWYPVRVVRPGFVRNGKTLI